The sequence GTTGACATCCACCGGCGGTTGTTCGGACGGCAACTTTACAGCCTGCCTCGGCATTCCCACAATCGATGCCATGGGGATTCGCGGCGGCGGTGCGCATGGTCTAGATGAGTACATCGAACTGGACAGTATCGTGCCGAACGTTCACCTGGTGTGTGAGATCGTAAAAGCATTTGCAGACGGCCGGATTTCCTGAAATCGCACCCCTGGCTTCTTCCCCAACCCAAAGTCAGCAGGCCTATGTTTGCTGAAATGAACAGTGGCATTGCCACAAAAGCCAAGAGGTGTGAATTCTTAATATACCCTATCTAGCCTCTTGGTCATTAGCGACAATACTGCCAAGCTTCCTCTTCGCGGATATCGCGCATAAACACCAGAGCGGCAAGTGATCTGCCATAGGGTATGACGCTGACATTGAGCTCGACGTCGATGGTCGACCCGTCTGCATGAATCACCTGTGATCTGTAAATACGCGGTAGATTCAAACCGGCGATCCTGTCGGAATAGCGCGTGGTATTTTTGATAAATTCTTCTTCTGAAATAAATTTCTTAAGATGCGCGCCGATCAGCTCTTTTTCGGGGATGCCGATCATTTTGCTAAAGGCAGGATTGGCGAATTTGACTCTAAAATCGTGAATAATGGCAATGCCGTCTCTGGCATGCTCAACCAGCGCGCGGTAGCTATCTTCAATTTCTCTGCGTTCCTTAATTTCCTCATCCAGCTTGCTCATATGCTGTTTAACGCTATTTTCAAATTTCTCTCGAAATCCCTTCAGCTCTAAGTGGGTTTTAACCCTGGCTTTGACCACAGCGCTGTTGAACGGTTTTGTAATGACATCCGCCGCACCGACCTCAAATCCCTTTGCTACCTGATCATCAAAGGTCGGCTCCGATAGAAGGACTATTGGGATGTTCTTGGTGGCTGGATCCGCTTTTAACTGCTGGCAAACCCCAAGCATATCTGCGGTCGGCATCATGATGTTTAAAAGGATCAATGCGGGGGTATCGGAAGATAAGGCCAGCCGGATGGTTTCCTTTGCATCTTTGGCAACTTTGATGCCAAAGTCAGGTAACAAAATCTTTTTCAGAACGCTACTGTTTTCCGCATTGGCGTCCGCGATTAAAATTGTTTGTTTTGATGGCAGGCGATCCATAATCTGAGATGGAAAAAGGTTTAGCTTTTAGTGTCATGGACAATGTAAACATGCTGAACCGATTCGTTAAGTGGGATTTATACCAGTATCCATGCGGATTGTAAATAATGGCCGTAAGACAGCTTTTTGATAACCATGAGCTGTATAACGATGGTGATCATTTGGAAGGTTTCAAGCGCTTTCTTCGGCATAAACAATGCAACTATTGTTGCTGTATAAATTATTGTTGCCCACGCTAAACCGCTTAATCGCATGGTCTTTGATGAAGAGGGCACAATTTTTGTCAACATGGGTTGCACCATTGCAGTTGGTTGATCCAAACCATGCCACTTCCCAGAATAATGTCAACCAATAAGCCTATTATTCAGATGTGGTTTTAATATTCTGTAATTATGTAAGATAATTGATAGCCCGCTAAAAGACACCTTATACCGTTGCAGTTTTATATAATAAAGCGCTGTTGAAGAAAATTTGGCATATTGATTGCTTTTATACCTAAGCAGAAAAGGAACAAAAATCCATGATATCTAAACTATTTAACCTTGATGACATCTCATGAGCCCACACACCCAGATAATAACGAACACTAAAATATTTGCATTTTTACCTATCTTACTGGTCTTGAGTGGGTGCATCACCATACCAACGCCAGAAAACAAGGTATTATCAGGAGAAAAAGTCACCGATCAGCAGCTTGTCTTTGTTAAGCAGGGAATAACCACTAAATCCGAAATAACGGACCAATTGGGCCCGCCGCATATTTTCCTGATAGATAAAAACATCTTCGCGTATGACTGGCAGACACGCCAGGCGATCATGATTTGGGCCATTGCAGGCGGCTATCAGGCTTCTGTCGGCGCAGCAGATATTCCGAAAAATTATGTTTTGCTAATTCGATTTGATGCGGAAGATATTGTGCAGAATTATGAAATAACAACGCGATCATTATTTGTGTCCTATGGTGATCATTTGATGCGATGGATCAGGAAAGATGAAACACCTGAATAAAATAGCGCTTGTGGTGTTGTTTTTTGGT comes from Desulfobacterales bacterium and encodes:
- a CDS encoding PAS domain S-box protein, with protein sequence MDRLPSKQTILIADANAENSSVLKKILLPDFGIKVAKDAKETIRLALSSDTPALILLNIMMPTADMLGVCQQLKADPATKNIPIVLLSEPTFDDQVAKGFEVGAADVITKPFNSAVVKARVKTHLELKGFREKFENSVKQHMSKLDEEIKERREIEDSYRALVEHARDGIAIIHDFRVKFANPAFSKMIGIPEKELIGAHLKKFISEEEFIKNTTRYSDRIAGLNLPRIYRSQVIHADGSTIDVELNVSVIPYGRSLAALVFMRDIREEEAWQYCR